In the genome of Stomoxys calcitrans chromosome 4, idStoCalc2.1, whole genome shotgun sequence, the window attatatatttttctctATTCTTTTATCGATTAAACTACGCTTCAAAGCTGCCATCTAATTAATTCTAATCTAAgcatacattttatttttttttttttgttaaataaactCATAGATTCGAAAGCGTTTAATATCTGTCGACATGGGGCGCCACCATTAACCACAATTCCATCGAGATTAGGAAAAAACCAGCTTAGGTGAAGACAGCTGTTGAATACGAATAAAATTAAGATAATATTTAAACAAGTGATTTGTTTCACATTTAAGTTGTGCAAATAGACTTGCCATGCATGGGATTAAATATGAACTACGTAGTAGAGTATTTgagaaattttagaaattctTTCACTTTCAATGTAGGAGGAGTAAAGATTGTCGATCTTATTCACAAAACATTATAAAGTTCTATAAGGGAAATATGTCAAAATAACCCATTTCACATCTACActtagttttgtgaataaggccttGTGAGCTTAAGAAAATAGAAATTTCAAAACATATTGGATACATAAGAGTTTTTGACTTCGCAACAAAGGATGGAACTACCACTTTGCTTGACTTTCTAACTACGTCATTTAAAGAATTTGAACAGATGGTTGCTCTCATGAAAGGAATTCCCTTTGTTGCCAAGAAGTATTCCGAAATTCGCTAAGGAATTGCGATGAGACTTTTtcgtatcaatgaatgcagtcctaTTCGAACTGTACGCTGAAAAACAACTAAATGTTGGCAGACTTTTGTTAGAGGATGGCCAGCACTGTAAAATTTGTGGCTGTCAAATACAAGCTTAAAGATCTTTGGTTGCTAGCTCAGATTATCAGTACGGAAGACGTGAGTTTGAATACAAAAAACACGAACACtcaaatctaacctaacccaaaAAACCAGAATTAAAGCCCCAGGAAAGCTGGGTTTATAGCTAGCCAAAATCACCTTTAGAAACCTCCTTGTCTCGTTTTCAACCTAAACCTTCGACTTCAGAATGTCATTCTTACCTTACCTAACGCTAGAATTGAAACCCTTATGTGCAGAATCATAGCTggatatgctaacctatgcCCTATGGTGGCCTCACTGTCCCCTTAAACTTTTTCGATAAATAACAAGTCAAATAGTTTATGATTATTATTAAGAAACGGAAACTTAAAAATCAAATCATAAcgggtaaaatttgcaacttCGAAAGGGATCGGAAGGCGAATCAGATATAAGAGGAGAGAAATCTTCATCTAAAGGTTGTGCTTGGGAAATTTAAggattaaaatcgggagatcgattaaaatttaagctatGTCAGAATATATCCATATGGAAAATTCAACATTAAGACTGCGGTATGAATAATACTCTGGGACTGGTGTGCATTTTTACCATAAAAGCGCATTGTAATCTATTAATATATGATTTATCGTAAGATCATTGGCTtaagtttatttaaattattatgaTTGCATTTTAACATAGAACAAGTGCTGGTGATTTGATTAAATGGTGATAGTTTTATTATATATAGCTCTTCAATATTTTTATGGCAATATATGTTGGCATGGTAATCATGCTTATtatgtttattatacgattttatatggaggccaccgtagcgcagaggttagctcgtccgcgtatgacgctgaacgcctgggtttgaatgctggcgagaacaagagaaacaattttcagcagtggttatccgcacctaatactggcgacatttgtaaggcactatgccatgtcatcagaaaaaatttttaaagttggtTTTTCCCTCCATATGCTGGcattatttgtgaggtactatgccatgtaagcttctctccaaagaggtgtcgcactgcggcacgccgttcggtatCGCCTttaagaaggaggccccttatcattgagcgtaaacttgaagcggtctgcactcattgatatgtgagaagtttgctcctgttccttagtggaatgtttatgaggaaaatttgcaatttgcaaggtGCAATAGTCATcagaattttatacaaaattcttaacttaaaattacTATATCTCCTTGCGAATTTTATCTTCAAAATTTAACTTGTATCTTCTGCGGattttatattgaaaattttacgtTAAAGTATGTTAAAGTATCTCCTTAACGGCCTAAAAAAGCAAAGTTTCAATGCATAAACACGCGATTTCGACGCGCCGATGATGATTTTCGGAATCCtgttttagcaccctttaaATTCGCCATGCTATTTGcgatttaaaaaattacaaaattctgCTAGTTTTCGACAATTTTAATGACCTATATATAGCCTTATCTAAaaattggtcgaaaaaactttttttcgattttcgcaaaaatggttggcgattataattcctcaccgaaaactgaattgaaagcatatttcagatttttgaaaatccattttttggCCTAAAAACTCCCGATTTTAATGCGCTGATAATGAATTTCTGTCTTATCAACCTTTAGATTTGCCCTAATTTTAGCGATTTTAGTACTATTATATGGtactgggtataaaaacataattttttctgattcaccttgcaaatttaacttaaaatgtttgtatctcCCTTCCATTGCCCAAATCACATATCCAGTTCAGTTAAAATAAAAGAGAGAAAGCAACTATAGTTCATTATGTTCATGTATTTTAATCTTAaggaagaaaaattaataaaagaggAAACCCTTACAAATGATGATGCAAAGATTCGGCAACggattttataaattaaaatgtttgtatctTCTTAATATTTAGTTAGAATAAACTGAAAATGCTTGCAGCTACCAAACTTCATTATTATACCTTAGATTGTGATTTCAACTGTAGTTCGCTGAATATCTGACTGAAAATAAGAGAGAAAAGGGAGTTgttattaattatttaatttttctttcatcATTTACAAATAATAGGATAACCTTAATTTTTGAGAGATGAATTGAGAATATGAACTTGTTACTCTTTTTACATtaatgtttgtgtttttttttctatttgtgttatttttaaTCGGCATAATTTGAGATCCTTTATGTTCTAAAAATGACCTAACCGTTTGGTATTCAGCCATGTTCTACAAGAAAGATGTTGATTTTGCTGATTGCATGCGGCCTTAGGTAATTAGCACCAGCTGCATATTCTTAGTTACATTTGTGTTCAATTTGTAATCTGGAGAGCCAATAGATTCTAAACTTTTGTGCATATATTCTGGGGAACTTTTAATCTTTGAATTTTGCTTATAATTTGACATTTCGAtttatttattgatattttttaatattggcAAACGATGATGATATATTCACTATTTCATGCCTGAAATATCAATTCATCAACTATTATATTACATGCCAATATCAATGGGACACTTATCTGTAACTTGCGCAATTAATCAATCGCAATTTACGATTGctaaacaaaaatctaaaaaaaaaaaaaacaaaacacaaacataAACATTTGTATGCACAATTTGATGATAACTTATGTCATCATAGATCAGATTAAAGTTAATTAATAActtcaagaaaataaaaaccacttatatatacaaaatttttgacagAGTGACAAACGGACTCTGGTTTATTGTACACTGGCCAAGAATAAACTTTTAGAGTATATACTATAGataatatttaaaaactttaacACGTGCTCTGAATATCATTTGTCATAAAGCGAAATACTTCAAAcaatttattatgacttttttaaatgtttgcaTTATTTGCTTAGCTTCCAAACAAGCGAAACATCAAAAGGGTGTTTtcggttttttgtttgctttgagCAACAAACTTGCAGAAGAAGTCAAAAGTTTATAACATTCAGCTACTAAATGTGGCAAATGATTTATTTTAGTGATATTAATTGTTATATGTCCATTTGTTTATGCTTGGCTCGTTAGTATATGAGAATTTACAATgaggaaattaaatgaaaaacctGTTGATTAAAACTCTTAGTTTGTTCTGTGAATACTGGAACCCCTTGGTCTCTGGTTATCAATTGGACAGCTCGTCAATCAGTTTCGTTCAATGGTATATAGGAAATTAAATGTGCTTTTAGATTATAAATCATCATGTGATTTAACCCACTGAGTTAAATAGAATAGAAAAATGCTCTTTGTTTATTTACTTAGACAGAGAAGGAAGAGAGGCaatatatataaacataaaatattacaaaattaataatgaaaatagaaatattatttaaatttgtgaAGGATAAGTTGTGAACTTCTCGAACAAAGGCATTTCTTAAGATAAGCGTTTACTAGTATTTCATTCTTAAGTTTTTCTCCATTTATCTATCCCGCCTCGTTTCTTGTTTTTTTCGCATCATAATTTTTTCACCCTTTTCTATCATCTGTACGAGTATCAAGCTCATTTACACGTGCTTTTGATTAATATTTTTGTGTGATAAGATTTAGTACCTCCATATCAGTCATTAGCATTAACCTTGTAATTTATGTTCGCCTGCTTGGGTTTAGTCAACCTCTACACCCAAATAGGGATAttttttatcatattttattatatttgtcTTTATTATAGACTTTCACACATCATTCCAATAACAGTTCTCTATATGATCCATAAGCTGAGAGATTAGTTTACACACatagaaaaaatgaaaatacaaaaaagccATTTTTGATGAGCATATAAAACATTAAGAGGCTTTACAATATAATTGATAAAGGGTAATGtctgtattcacaaaacttaatgtagatttgaaataggtttattcgacagatttcctttatggaaatgtcaaataaacataccttaaggcttcattgtgttttgtgaataaggccgtataATTGACAGTGATTACTGCCATCCGCAAataagtagatcggattcgaggTCTGACTCaaagatcgttgatgaaaataagaaaaagagaagaagaGAGCACAGaaccctggggtacacctgcggtcaatttatgctcgtatagtgcgatccctgaaagctcaaaataaatcaaacgaagccattaccgacaccaaattcgactagctttgatagtagtgcaccgtgccagaccctatcaaatgccttggagatatactgagccacaaccttactctcagaaaactggtggattgagcgactccaacgctCCAACAgaaatgccatgaggtcgcccttaaacattaatcgatcttcactcattgatacaaAAGAAGAATGAAATGTTCATAGGAAATGTAGTTTTTAGTTAGTTTTTATCACCGAACTTTAGGTAAGGAGGTTAATATATACAGGGTTTGCCAGAGAGACTTCCCTTTTTGAAagatcaattaaaataaaagtattCGTACTTCAGTTCAGGAACTAAttataaaaatgaaagagttCCAGAAGTTCCTCACTCGGATAGGTTCCAATGAACTAGTTCCATTCTGAACTCTATGCCCCACTCTCACGATATTTTCTGAAGTTCTGATTGTCTGTTGAAGTACATTTCTGAGTTTAGCAACACTTCCACACTCCCGAAATGAGTTGACCGAGGACAGTATCGAATTACGGTTAGGAACGAGCTTGTGAGGAGGAATTTCAAAGCGAGCGCGGAAGGCACGTTGCTTAGCAACAAGTGAGCGATCGTTAGAAAAAAAGCTCTCGAAGTCGGAGGCCTGCTGCTCCCTAAGCCAGAGTATGATGGTAACTTactgaaaaaagaaacaaacttgAGTACTTCCCCCTAAAAATGTGCCCACTCTTGAACCCCTCCCAGCCCAACTCACCACTcgggaaatttttccaaataatttaGTTTCTCTGGTAGACCTAGTtaatccgaggtggtgggtatccaaagttcggccctgcagAACTTAATGTATTATTACTGGTTTCAATACGTGATGGTGGGCAAGATTCTTGCACATCTAACTTAAAACGTTTGTATTTCCTTCATGTTTAATAAGAATAAACTTAAAGAGTTCGAATCTCCTTGAGGTCCAATCAAAATGCTTGCATCTTCAAAAAAGTCCTAAGCAAAAATGGGCAGTACTTAAGACTATGAAATAAGAAAGCCAGCCATGGTGTTATAATGGACAATATTCAGCACGTGATGGTGTCAAAATTCATGAGAATTTTATTTTGCCaatttaacttaaaatgtttgtatctcCTTAATATTTAATCAGgattaacttaaaatgcttgaatCTCCAAAACTCCAATCGAGTCCAATGTATAATTCACTTTAATTTGTACctgaaaaaatgaaagaaagagATACAATTTATTCAAGATATTAGGTTAAAGTTTCTCACAACTAAAAACAGTGTACCCTGCCTATGTGGATATTCCTTATCATCGTGTTGGCAAATAAATGTATGGGACAATGGTATAAATACAAATGTGTTTTTGgtattctttgaaaaaaaaagtgattttaTTACTACAAAAAATCAGTAAAAAATGTGTCTTTCCTGCAATTTGTTCTTTTGAAATACAAAAGTCCTTTCCCTTGTGtactttgggttttttttttttgaacaaagTCTTCTTCCTGTCTGTTACTAAAAGtaaaaaaacttgatttttttaaactaaatttctcTGCCTTAGGTCAGCTGTGATTTTTGTCCGGTATTGAAAGCTTATTTTCTATATTCAAGttgcatttttaagaaattgaaaaaacaaaacattaattTGTTGTCTTTTTAGTTCGTGTTGCTAGTACACAAATATCACTCAATTTGGTAGTATGTTTGGTCACATTGAATACCATAGCCAAGCtaaccaaaaaaaatgttttttttcttgcttcagTCGATGACTCTGGTTTGTGCGattatggcaatttttttaCTCTTGTGCCACTTTGAATGGTTGGGAAAACGTGTGTGTTTTACTAACGACAAATCCAAAACAATCAAAAGTATACTCAATGTATTGGTCTTCGTTTTTGGTATCTTTCCTACGTTTAAGTTGATAAAAACACATGTGTTGGACGTACCATCATAGATCCAAAAGCCAAAAACAGGCAAAAGAAACAAATGTTGTGCGCCAGGAATTTTAAATAGGAAATACATGGGACACGATACCAGGTTTGTTTTTCAATGTATTGGGAGGAAGATGGATAGAGAAATTTCAAAGAAACAAGGGACTTTTATagactttttttattaatattggaTTCCTTCTTCAGTTTATGAACAAAGAAGCACCTTTGAGTATGAGCTATTTGGAGGATTTTTAAGCAACTacactatttgaaaaatccatcatttattttcatcttctttttttaaaaaactttttttcttgttacttttccccaatatttctaatccctttctgtaatatTCTTCTCTTTTCAGACTCTATGATTGCATCTCGTCATAATCCTGGCCATCGTAACAGCACCTCAAGTGAGGCCACCGGCAGTGATGATCTGAACTCCAGCTCGAGTAATGAGGATTTAAGCACCACCTATATTGTACAGAACAAGGCGTCCAAGAAATCTTCAAAATCACGTCAGAAGCGCCAACAGAAACGCAAACAAAATGCCAACAATCATTTGGTTGGTGGCACCAACACAGCGTCCGATCTACAGCCCATGGACATTGATGAGGATTACAAGGAAAATCAAAAGCCCCATAATAACAATGCTCATGCCAACAATGGAGGTAAAACCTCAAATTCATCAGCAGCTATGAATCTGCGCAAACAGTGCACAAAGGCCGCTGCCCTAAAAGCGGCACTCAATAACAGCAAACTCCCCAAGTCTACAGCAGTTGGAGTGAATGCCTTGACTACATCAGCTTCAAATTCATCAGTTTGCAGTTCATTGTCATCGGCCTCATCGTCGTCGTCGATCAATTCATCGTCGCTGTCATCATCGGCTTCTAGCTCACCGGCCCATTCGGCCAACTCATCACCCACCGCTTCGCCTACGGCCAGCAAACGCAATGCGGAGCATTtaaagaaagtggcacaggctCTGTTGCCACCACCGCTCAGGCAGTTCACCAAATTGAATTTAACTGAAGCGGAGCTGGTGCAACAAATGCGCCGCTATGTGATTGAGCCCAGCCTCTTAAGAGTGTATGGCTTTCCCGTGGAGTCGGTGCATCATGAGGGCTGCATTGAAATCTACAAATGCttgcccaaacacttggccgaaGAGGCCATCACAAAGGACAATCAGCGTCATCATCGTCATTTCTATGGCCGCAAAAAGCCCAGCGGTGTTATAAATGCCTATGATGGCCTTAACTCCACCACACAGCAATGGTCGAATTCTACCACAGCCATAGATTCGGGCCATGGCTCGGGCGACTCAAGTCCCCGCTTCACAGATTCCGATTCCAGCGAAATGGGCGAAGAAGAGCTGGGCTATGAACCCGTCATGGCCTTCTACACCCCCGATGGGGTCTATCAAATCTTCTCGGAATACGATGATTCCGCGGAGAAACAGTGTGTGCGGTGTTCCAAAATGTTCGAGGTCAACAGTGAGGGAGAATACCAGACCTTCGAGAGCTGCACCTACCATTGGGGCAAGGCGAATAATGTGTATAACGGTAAATGTTATGTCAACATATATTCCTGCTGCCAGGGTGAAGAGTCCAGCGAAGGTTGCAGCCAGCACCCGCTGCATGTGTGGAATGGTGCAGTGGTGGGCATTAATGGGCCCTATAACGATTTTGTGCACACCAAGCCACGCAGTGAAAAACAAAAGCACAAAAGTCCCAAAATCTATGCCATTGACTGCGAGATGTCCTACACCGGTCTGGGCCTGGAGGTGACCAAAGTCTCGGTGGTGGGCTATGATGGCTCGC includes:
- the LOC106090373 gene encoding uncharacterized protein LOC106090373 isoform X2, with amino-acid sequence MNLNNLVFVPSMNSTTTAAAAAIGAANSAPNTNMMVPGAGHFMGKAPPAPPPHHHHHHHAHGGSPNASSAAMYHMRQMASYHQQQQRFYHPQSPPQRSGFSYYHQGPRHFYNNSMMNGRPPLPGLGPHPNANNAGGIWPSLKPGNNYAGISTKAPIASNKLSMDSKESPPPPPNEINKDTLVDTLNATSAGELNTSNNKNNNKPTSASANKAVAPHKKSEKFDKVLNKQLTKHPKIKRSDSKCSMKSTTTTLAVVATVAASTETSSSSSSITTTTNTACVKVVKKDIKQREQHKKKNSMIASRHNPGHRNSTSSEATGSDDLNSSSSNEDLSTTYIVQNKASKKSSKSRQKRQQKRKQNANNHLVGGTNTASDLQPMDIDEDYKENQKPHNNNAHANNGGKTSNSSAAMNLRKQCTKAAALKAALNNSKLPKSTAVGVNALTTSASNSSVCSSLSSASSSSSINSSSLSSSASSSPAHSANSSPTASPTASKRNAEHLKKVAQALLPPPLRQFTKLNLTEAELVQQMRRYVIEPSLLRVYGFPVESVHHEGCIEIYKCLPKHLAEEAITKDNQRHHRHFYGRKKPSGVINAYDGLNSTTQQWSNSTTAIDSGHGSGDSSPRFTDSDSSEMGEEELGYEPVMAFYTPDGVYQIFSEYDDSAEKQCVRCSKMFEVNSEGEYQTFESCTYHWGKANNVYNGKCYVNIYSCCQGEESSEGCSQHPLHVWNGAVVGINGPYNDFVHTKPRSEKQKHKSPKIYAIDCEMSYTGLGLEVTKVSVVGYDGSLVYEHFVRPRAEIIDYNTRFSGISETDLSPNSNNSIKTFAQVQQDLLKLFDADTILIGHGLDNDLRVLRLVHKTIVDTSLIFSHSTGYPYRRSLKNLTKSFLKRDIQCSDLGHSSFEDSRACLELMLWKVRKDLRHWSYQ